AGGGGTTCGAATCCCCTTAGCTCCACTCCGAGACAGAAGGCCACCCGATCGGGTGGCCTTCGTCGTTCCCGGGGCGGGCCCGGGTCAGCCGGGGACGCTCTCCGTCAGGATCCCGGCCTGGGCGAGTTCGCCGTGGATCGCGTTGGCGGCCTGCTCGAAGGCGCGGTTGCCGCGCGAGATGCCGAGCGCACCGCCCTTGAGCGCCGACTTGCCGGCACCGCGCAGGAGCCGCGCGACCGTCCGACCGTCCGGCGTGACCATGATCTGCACGTCGAGGCGGGTGTGGAAGGTCCGGTCGTTCGCCATGCCGCCGATGAGCAGCGTGAGGCTCATGCTGCCGCGGGTGGCGCGGAGGGCTCCCTGTTCGCCGTCGTCGACGGTGTAGCCCTCGCGGACGAGTGCGCCGCGGACGAGTGCGCGGACGTGGTCGGGGGCGGCTGCGACGAAGAAGTCGTGGCTCTCGGGCATGGGTGGTCTGATCCTCTCGACGGTGGTTCCTGCCAGAGATCATGCCGTGTCGTCGCCTACCCTGGGAAGCACCATGACTGCTTCACTGACGCGCCGCTCCCTGCTGTCCCTCGCCGGCGTGACCGGCATCGGGCTCGCCGTCGCCGCGTGCTCGTCGGGGGACGGCGGAACGGGCAAGGCGTCCGGTGGTGGCACGAGCAACGGTGGCGGTTCGTCCACGCCCACCGCGAAGCCCATCGCGAAGTCGCTGAGCCCTGCGCAGGTCCCGCTCGCCGGCGGTGTGACGATCACCGTCGCCGGCTCCGGGCTGGCAGCGGTCACGGGCGTCACGGTCGGGGGCATCGCCGCGCGGGACGTCCGGGCGACCGCCACGAAGGTGACCTTCACGGCACCGCACCAGGCGATGTACACGGCGGGTTCGGCGGACGTCGCGCTCTTCACGACCGCGATCGAGCCGTCACCGTCCGTCAACCAGTCCTCGGACGGCAACGGCAGCGCCGCGAACGACGGGCAGACCGGGGCGACGCAGGACTCCGCGACGGCCACGCCCACACCGACCACCGCGCCCGTCCCGGACGCCTCGACGGCGGTCGCGACCTCGACCCTGGCCTACGCGGCACTGACCGACGTCGACCGGCAGCTCGAGTACGCGATGGCGCACTGGAAGGACTACAACCTCGCCGAGTACGGCACCATGAACCCGATCGGTGGCGACTGCGCGAACTACGTGTCGCAGACCTTGATCGCCCGCGGCTGGCAGCAGCGCTCCGACTGGTACAACCGGTCGGCCGGGGCGGAGCACTCGGCGACGTGGACCTACTGCCCGACGATGGACCCGTGGCTGACCGCGAACGCCGCGGAGTTCGGACTCACCCGCCGCTCCCTCGACGAGCGCGACAAGGTCAAGGTCGGCGACATCGTGTTCTACGACTGGAACGACAACGACTCGCCGGACCACACCACGATCGTGTCCGAGGTGTTCACCGAGCCGGACGGCACGGTCCGCATCAAGTCGGCGAGCCACAACCAGGACGGGCCGTACCGCGACCTCGACGAGATGATCACGGTGCAGCACCCGGGCGGGACCGCCTGGTTCCACACGTTCGACGCGTAGCGCCGGCGCGCGCCGGGCCGCGGCCGCGTTCGCGTTCGCGTTCGCGTTCGCGTCGAACCACGAAGGCGACACCGAACCACCGACCCGCCCTGGTTCGGTGTCGGTTCCGTGGTTCGACGTCGGCCCGCCGCGCCGGGCCGCGCCGCGCCGCTCGTCAGGGGTACCCGAGGAACCAGAGCAGCACGACGGCGACCGGCTGCAGGCACACGCCCACGACGAGCCACACGACCGCCCGCCGCCGCGTCCGCACGAACACGTCCGACCCGAGCAGCGGCGCCGTCGGCATGAGCAACCGGGGCAGGGACTGCTGCGGCAGGAACACCGCCACGAGGTACAGCGCGTACGCCGCCGTGAACGCCCACACGTCCACCCCGAGGGCCCGGACCGACCTCCGCGTCCAGAACCACACCGCCCCCGCGAGCACGGCGACCACGAGCACGATCCCGAGCGGCCCGAGCCACGTCCCCGCCATCGTGAACCACGGCGTGAGCGGCGCGAAGCGCTGCCGCCCCACGAACCCCACCCACCACGACAGTTCGGTGTCGAGGTACGCGTTCGGCCGACCCGTCACGGCCGAGGCGATCACCGGCCACGCCAGCCCCGCCGCAGCCACCACCAGCCCCGACACGACGATCGCCACGGCGTCCCGCACCGGGAGCGCCCGACGCTCCTGCACCCATCGCACGACGAGGTGCACCGCGAGCGCCACGGCCAACGCCAGCACCCCCGGCTTCGTGAACGCGGCCACGAGCCCGAGCGGCGCGACCAGCCAGTAGCGCCGACGGACGAGCGCCAGCAGCGCCCCGAACAGCAGCAGCAGGAACGTGCTCTCGGCGTAGGCCACCTGCAGCAGGAACGCGGTGGGACCGAACGCGAACAGCGCCGTCGCCCACCGCGCACGGTGCGAGCAGCCCACGGCGAGCACCAGCCGGTAGAGCAGCACGCACGCCCCGGCCCCGGCGAGCGTCGCGACGAGCACGCCGGCGACCCAGAACGACCCGCCCGTCAGCGGCATGACCGCGCGCACGAGCGTCGGGAACACCGGCAGGAACGCCCAGGCGTTCGGGAGGACGTGCCCCGAGTCATCGAGCGGCAGCGTCGTCGGGTACCCGTGCTCCGCGATGATCCGGTAGAAGGACGCGTCCCACGACCCCGAGAACGTGAAGAAGGACGGATCGCGTCGGGACGACGCGAACGGCCAGCCGTTCGCCGTCGCCACGACGTACACGGTCGCGAGCAGGACCGTGCTGACCACGCGCGAGGCCAACCACAGGAGCAGGGGAGTGGTCCAGCCGCTGTGGCGCGCCTCCAGGGCCGGCCTGGAGGCGCGGCTCGTCTCCCCGGCGCTCGTCACCGCCCGATCCTCGCACGTCCACGGCACGTCACCGGTGTCCGCAAGGCGTACGGTTCCAGCCTCGGGGAGGGCCCACGGCGTTGCATGGTCGGCGTTCCCTGGAAGACGCAACCACCGGAGGCACCATGCCGTTCATCACCGTCGGAGCCGAGAACGGGCACGACATCGACCTGCACTACGACGACTTCGGATCGGGCGACCCGGTCGTCCTCATCCACGGCTGGCCCCTGTCCGGCCGCTCGTGGGAGGGCCAGATCCCGGCCCTCGTCGAGGCCGGGCACCGTGTCGTCGCGTACGACCGTCGTGGCTTCGGACAGTCGTCGCAGCCGTGGGGCGGGTACGACTACGACACGTTCGCCGCCGACCTCGACACCCTGCTCGACCAGCTCGGGCTGACCGAGGTCACGCTGATCGGGTTCTCGATGGGTGGCGGTGAGCTCGCGCGCTACGTGTCCACCTACGGCACGGGCCGGGTGAAGAAGCTCGTGTTCGCGAGCGCGGTGCCGCCGTACCTCTGGAAGTCCGACGACAACCCCGACGGCGGGGTCGACCAGAACCTCGCGGACTGGTTCTCGAACGGGATCACCGGGGACCGCCCCGCGTTCCTGCACGAGTTCGTCGACCTGTTCTACACGGCGGGCAAGCCCTCGCTCGTGAACAAGCCCCTGGTGTCGGGCGACCAGCGCGCGTACGACCTCGCGATCGCCGAGCTCGCATCGCCGAAGGGCACGCTCGACTGCACCGTCGCGTTCGCCACGACGGACTTCCGCGACGACCTCACCAAGATCGACGTGCCGACGCTCGTGATCCACGGCGACTCCGACGGCATCGTGCCGTTCGAGGTGTCCGGCAAGCGGACCGCTGCGGTGATCCCGAACGCGCAGACCCACGTCATCGAGGGCGGGCCGCACGGGGTGCTGGCATCGCACAAGGACGAGTGGAACGAGGCCGTCCTGCGGTTCCTCGCCTCCTGACCCGCGCCTCCTGACCCTCGCCGAGACGCCGCGTCGGCCTCGCACCGATCTCCGCGTCTCGTGAGCAGCAATGGTCGGGTCCGTTCGTCGGACCCGACCATTCCTGCTCACCGAGGACGTGCCTCCCGGCTCCTGCGTCGCGTCAGCGTCCGGTGACCGCGCGCCGGATCTGCTCGATCGGCACCTTCGGGGTGCGGTCCGCGTTCAGCAGGCCGTTCGTCTCCTGCATCGTGTCCGTGAGCTGCGTCCAGCAGGACCCGGCGAGGAACGAACTCGCGCGGATCGCGTCGTACAGCGCCGTGATCCGGGCGATCCAGTCGTCGCCGTCGGCCGCGGTCGTGTAGCCCCAGCCGTCCTCGCGCTGGGCGCCGGGCTGGTAGTTCACGCCGCCGAACTCGGTGAGCATGACCGGCTGCCCGCGGTCGACCGCCCCACCGACCAGCACCCAGCGGTCGGACGGGCCCATGCCGTGGAACAGTGCCGTGCGCGCCGCGTCGTCGGCGTAGGTCGCCGCGAGCCGGGGCCCGTCGCCCTCGTAGTCGTGGATCGTGATGATGTCCGAGTCCGGGTGCTCCCACCCGTCGTTCGAGATCACCGGCCGTGTCGGGTCGATCGCCCGCGTGACGTCGGCCAACGACCGCGCGTAGGCCTGCTGCGCGGGATCGGTCGCGATGTGCTGCACGCCCCAGCTCTCGTTCGCCGGGACCCACGTGACGATCGACGGGTGCGAGGCGTCGCGCTCGACGGCGTCCATCCACTCGCGCATCAGCCGCTGCACGGCCCGCGGCGAGAACGCGTACGCGCCCGGCGCCTCACCCCACACGAGGATGCCGAGCCGGTCCGCCCAGTAGAGGAAGCGCGGGTCCTCGATCTTCTGGTGGTTGCGTGCGGCGTTGAAGCCGAGCTCCTTGATGAGCTCGACCTCGCGGCGGAGCGCCTCGCGGGAGGGGGCTGCGATGTGCGAGTCCGGCCAGTACCCCTGGTTGAGGACGCTGCGGACGTCGTAGCTCCGGCCGTTGAGGAGGAACGCGCCACCGTCGACGCCGACGGTGCGCACGCCGAAGTAGGACGCGACGGCGTCGATCGGGGTCGGGTCGCTGCCGGATCCCAGCAGGGTGACCGTGGCGTCGACGAGCCGCGGTGCCTCCGGCGACCAGTGCAGTTCGTCCTCGGCCTGCCCGTTCGCCTGCCGGGCGATCGGGACGAGCACGTCGAACTCGTTCGCCGTCGCACCGAGCGTGGTCTCGATCGTCGCGAGGTGTTCGTCGCGCTCGTCCCAGCGGGCGTCGACGCGGAGGCGCTCGCCGCCGGTCCGGACCCCGGCGAGCCGGACGGTCAGGCGGAGCGTCTGGTGGTCGAGGTTGGTCCAGCGGAGGTACTCGATCGACGTGGTCGGCACGGCCTCGAGCCAGACGGTCTGCCAGATGCCGGTGGTGCGGCGGTACCAGATGGCGTGCGGGTCCTCGTGCCAGTCCTGCTTGCCGCGGGGCTGGGTGAGGTCGTGCGGGTCGTCCTCGGCGCGGACGACGAGGGTGTGCACGGCGTCGGAGGTGTCGCCGCCGCTGCCGGCATCGGTGCCGGCGGTGGCGGTGGCGGTGGCGGTCAGGACGTCGGTCACGTCGAACGAGAACGGCGTGTGGCCGCCCTCGTGCTCGCCGATGAACTGCCCGTCGATCCAGACCCGGGCACGGTGGTCCACCGCGCCGAAGTGCAGCAGGAGCCGGGGTGCCGCGTCGCCGTGTCCGGCGGCCTCGAGCTCGGCGCGGCCGATGGTGCGGGAGTACCAGACGACGGGGTGGAAGCCCGGCTCGTCGATGCCCGACGCGACGGACTCGGGCGGGAACGGGACGACGATGTCCCGTGCGTCGGGGAAGCCGGTCCGCCAGGCGGGGTCGTCGCCGTCGTTGCGGAAGGACCACGTGCCGTCGAGGTCGGCCCACTGCGGGCGGAGCATCTGCGGCCGGGGGTACGTGCCGTCCTGCCGGGAGGCGAGCGGGAGGGCCTGCGGGGAAGCGGTGTCAGGTGCGGCGACGATGCCGTCGAGCGTGCTCATGCCTCCATGCTGGCGCGGCTGGTACATCGTTGTAAAGAGCGCGGCAACGATTCCGGGCGAGTGCCCGCCCGGCCTGTCAGGCGATCGCGGCGTCCCGCGTCAGGACCATGACGTCCATGCGCCCCTGCTGCACGGTCTCGCCCCGCTGGTTCCGGAGCGACACCGTCCGCTCGACGATGCCCGTCGTCCCGGAGCTCGTGAGCCGCGTCGACAGGATCTCGACCTCGCACGTCAGGGTGTCCCCGATGAACACCGGCGCCGTGAAGCGCCACTGGTCGATGCCGAGCAGCGCGACGGCCGAGCCCTCGAACACCCCGGTGCGGGCGATCAGCCCGAGGCAGAGCGAGGTGCCGAGCAGCCCGTGCACGACCCGCTGGCCGTAGCGGGTCCTGGCGGCGAACTCGACGTCGGTGTGGACCTGGTTGTTGTCGTTCGTCCACGAGGCGAACGACACGACGTCCGCCTCGGTGATGGTCCGGCCCGGGGTCGTGAAGGTCTGTCCGGCGGCGAGGTCTTCGAGGTAGTGCGGCACCCGGTCATCCTCGCAGACCGGTCGCCACGCGCGACCGCAGGCGGGCGACGAGGTGCTCGGCCCGGTCCCGCTCGCGCTCGACGACGGCGTGCTCGGTCGTGGCGAGGACCCCGGCGCCGAACGTGTCCGCCCCGCTCCTCGCCGCGAGGGTCGCCAGCTCCCGGTGGGCCGCGGTGGCGTGCGCCGCGTCGAGCACCTCGCCGAGGCCGTCCTGGACCCGCCGCAGCAACCCGAGGCGCCGCTTCCCGAGGTCCGTCGCCTCGTCGGCGGCCTGCAGGGCGTAGCGCAGGCGCCGAGCCGCCTTCCGGATCTCGTGCAGGTCGTCGAGCGTCTCGGTGCCGCCGTCGATCGCCTTCGCGACCCGCTTCCGCTCGCGCGCGATACGGCGGACGGCGAACGCCTGGGCGTCGTCGTCGGCGTGCGGTCCCCGCGGTACCCGGGCGACGAGGTCGTCGAGGCGGTCCAGTGCCCGGAACCACGTCGCCGAGCGCAGGGCGTGCCGGAGTTCGGCGGCCGCCGCCGCGCGGGACTCGGCGACGTGCGCACCGATCCGGTCGAGGGTCTCGGCGTCGACGAAGCCCTCGGGAGCGCGGCCGGCCGTGCGGAGCAACCGGTCGCGCAGGACCTCGGCGTCGCGGGCGACACCGGCCACCCGCGAGACCTCGGCCAGTTCGGCGCGCAGGGGTTCGGTGGCGTCGCGGTCGAGGGCACCGCGGTACGCGGCCAGCACGCTCCGCAGCCGACGGAGGACCTTCCGGAGGTCGTGCAGCGACCCGTGCTCGTCGGCACGCACCCTCGGGTCGACCGCGACGAGGTCCGCGCGCAACGATCGGAGCACCGCTCGCAGGGCAGCGGCCGCGGAGCCCCGTCGTGGGCGTGCCGCCGACCCCTTCCGACGCTCGGGGTCGGCACGGAGCGCAGGGTGCCCGGCCCCGCCTCCAGCCCGCCCGGCCCCACCATCAGCGCGCCCGGCCCCGCCCCGGGCGCCACCACCCGCCCCGGGTTCCGCCGCGTCCGCCAGTGCCCGCTCCGCAGCCCGGGACACCGTCCCGCCCCGCCCGTCGTCGCTCAGCGCCCACCACCGAGCCGACCGGAGCACCGCGGCGTCGGGCTCGCCCTCGTCCACACGGACGTCGGCCACCTCGGCGCGGAGCCGCCCGTCCCGCCCGCGCAGCTCGACGAGGGTCGTCACCGTGTCCCGCACCCGGACGACCCGGACCGGGCGGCCGCGCAGGAAGACCTCGACCACGTCGCGCGGTACGTGGTCCGCATCGTGGTCGTCGCCGCCGTCGAGGTCCGGGGGCACCTCGACCGGTCCGTCACCGCGGTCGACGCTCCACCCGGCGTCCGACCGGAGGAGCTCGACGCCCTCGGCCGCGAGGACCCGGTCGTCGGTGTCCCACAGGTGCTCGCGCAGCACCACGGGGCCGTGCCGGTGGACGCGGTCGGCGAAGGGTTCGAGGGCGGGCAGTCGCCGGTCGTCGGCGATGCGCCACGTGCGACGGGGGTCGGTGCGGCCGAGCGGCTCCGGGTGCGGGGTCTGCATGCCGTCAGTGTCGTCCGCCGCGAGGCCCTCGTCACCGGGCCTGCCGCGTTCTGTGGATGCCCCACCCGGAACGACGCCCTGTGGAGGACAGCGGACGACCCGAACCCACCGCCCCACGACCCCAGCGCCCAGCGCCCCACGCCCCACGACCCAGCGCACCACCCTCAGCCCCCGGCGCGTACGGTTCGCCCCATGAGCGACGAGGCACCCGTCCCCGCCCCCGGCGAGCCCACCGACCGCACCCTCGAGGGCTGGATCGCCCACCAGCGCTGGTACACGGCGAAGGGCACCACCCCGCGGCTCCGCACCCTCGCGCAGCCCGCCGGTACCCGCCTCGTCCTCGACGACGCCCCGACCGGCCCCGTCCTCTACCAGGCGCCGGTCAGCCCCGACGCGGCCGGGGCCGTGCACGACGCGACCGCCGATCCGGACTGGATCCGCTCTCTCGCCGCGCGCATCGACGCCGACGACGAGAGTCTCGTCCCGATCGGCACCGTCCGGCGGTCCCGGGTGCTCAGCGGCGAACAGTCGAACACCTCGGTGATCTGCGAGACCGACACCGGCACCGAGGTCATCGTGAAGGTCTTCCGCGTGCTGCACCACGGCGACAACCCGGACGTCACCACGCAGCTCGCCCTCTCGGCCGCGGGCAGCGCACGGGTGCCGCGCGTGTACGGCGCGCTCCGCGGGAGCTGGCCGGACCCGGGGCGCTCCGACGGCACCGCGAGCGGGCACCTCGCCTTCGCCCAGGAGTTCCTGCCGGGGCTGCAGGACGCCTGGCGCGTGGCGCTCGGCGACGCCCGCGAGGGCATCCCCTTCGCATCCGACGCCGAGCGGCTCGGGCTCGCGCTCGCCGAGGTGCACCGCACCCTCGCCGAGGCCCTGCCGACCGAGCCCGCCGCCGACGACCGCCGTGCCGCCGCGATCGCCACGATGCACGGCCGGCTCGACGCCGCGGCACGCGAGGCCCCGGCGATCGGGCCGCACGTCGACGCCGTCCGTGCGGTCTACGCCCGGGCCGCGGACGCCGACTGGCCCGACCTCCAGCGCATCCACGGCGACCTGCACCTCGGACAGGTGCTCGCCGCTCCGGAACCCCGCGGCTGGGTCTTCCTCGACTTCGAGGGCGAGCCGCTCCGGCCGCTCACCGAGCGCTCCCTGCCGGACGTCACGCTCCGGGACGTCGCCGGCATGCTGCGCTCGTTCGACTACGTCCAGGGCTCGCTCGCCCAGGACGCCGCACCCGTCGATGCGGGGGAGTGGGCGCAGGACGCCCGGTCGGCGTTCCTCGACGGCTACCAGCAGGGGACGGGATCGGACCTGCGTGCCCACCGGGAACTGCTCGACGCGTTCGAACTCGACAAGGCCGTCTACGAGGTCGTCTACGAGACCCGGAACCGTCCCGACTGGGTCGGCATCCCGCTCGCCGCGGTCACGCGCCTGGTCGCGCGCAGCACGGCCTGACCGACGGGCCGAGGGCTGCGGCCCTGGACCGGACCGGATGACGGACGGGAGGCGCGGTGCCAGCCGGCACCGCGCCTCCCGTCCGTCATCGGGTGACGCCCGTCAGTTGACGGGTCCGGTGTACTTCTCACCCGGTCCGGCGCCCGGCGCGTCCTGGATGCTCGACGCCTCGCGGAACGCGAGCTGCACCGAACGGAGTCCGTCGCGCAGCGGGCGGGCGTGGTGGTCCCCGATCTCCGTCGCCGCGGCGGTGACGAGCCCCGCGAGCGCCGAGATGAGCTTGCGCGCCTCGTCGAGGTCCGTCTGCTGCTCGGGGTCGTCCGCGAGACCCACCTTGACGGCGGCCGCGCTGAGGAGGTGCACCGCCACGGTGTTGATGAGTTCGACGGCCGGCACCTC
The sequence above is a segment of the Curtobacterium sp. BH-2-1-1 genome. Coding sequences within it:
- a CDS encoding amidase domain-containing protein, with the protein product MTASLTRRSLLSLAGVTGIGLAVAACSSGDGGTGKASGGGTSNGGGSSTPTAKPIAKSLSPAQVPLAGGVTITVAGSGLAAVTGVTVGGIAARDVRATATKVTFTAPHQAMYTAGSADVALFTTAIEPSPSVNQSSDGNGSAANDGQTGATQDSATATPTPTTAPVPDASTAVATSTLAYAALTDVDRQLEYAMAHWKDYNLAEYGTMNPIGGDCANYVSQTLIARGWQQRSDWYNRSAGAEHSATWTYCPTMDPWLTANAAEFGLTRRSLDERDKVKVGDIVFYDWNDNDSPDHTTIVSEVFTEPDGTVRIKSASHNQDGPYRDLDEMITVQHPGGTAWFHTFDA
- a CDS encoding alpha/beta fold hydrolase, with amino-acid sequence MPFITVGAENGHDIDLHYDDFGSGDPVVLIHGWPLSGRSWEGQIPALVEAGHRVVAYDRRGFGQSSQPWGGYDYDTFAADLDTLLDQLGLTEVTLIGFSMGGGELARYVSTYGTGRVKKLVFASAVPPYLWKSDDNPDGGVDQNLADWFSNGITGDRPAFLHEFVDLFYTAGKPSLVNKPLVSGDQRAYDLAIAELASPKGTLDCTVAFATTDFRDDLTKIDVPTLVIHGDSDGIVPFEVSGKRTAAVIPNAQTHVIEGGPHGVLASHKDEWNEAVLRFLAS
- a CDS encoding glycoside hydrolase family 2 protein, which gives rise to MSTLDGIVAAPDTASPQALPLASRQDGTYPRPQMLRPQWADLDGTWSFRNDGDDPAWRTGFPDARDIVVPFPPESVASGIDEPGFHPVVWYSRTIGRAELEAAGHGDAAPRLLLHFGAVDHRARVWIDGQFIGEHEGGHTPFSFDVTDVLTATATATAGTDAGSGGDTSDAVHTLVVRAEDDPHDLTQPRGKQDWHEDPHAIWYRRTTGIWQTVWLEAVPTTSIEYLRWTNLDHQTLRLTVRLAGVRTGGERLRVDARWDERDEHLATIETTLGATANEFDVLVPIARQANGQAEDELHWSPEAPRLVDATVTLLGSGSDPTPIDAVASYFGVRTVGVDGGAFLLNGRSYDVRSVLNQGYWPDSHIAAPSREALRREVELIKELGFNAARNHQKIEDPRFLYWADRLGILVWGEAPGAYAFSPRAVQRLMREWMDAVERDASHPSIVTWVPANESWGVQHIATDPAQQAYARSLADVTRAIDPTRPVISNDGWEHPDSDIITIHDYEGDGPRLAATYADDAARTALFHGMGPSDRWVLVGGAVDRGQPVMLTEFGGVNYQPGAQREDGWGYTTAADGDDWIARITALYDAIRASSFLAGSCWTQLTDTMQETNGLLNADRTPKVPIEQIRRAVTGR
- a CDS encoding MaoC/PaaZ C-terminal domain-containing protein, whose amino-acid sequence is MPHYLEDLAAGQTFTTPGRTITEADVVSFASWTNDNNQVHTDVEFAARTRYGQRVVHGLLGTSLCLGLIARTGVFEGSAVALLGIDQWRFTAPVFIGDTLTCEVEILSTRLTSSGTTGIVERTVSLRNQRGETVQQGRMDVMVLTRDAAIA
- a CDS encoding CHAD domain-containing protein — protein: MQTPHPEPLGRTDPRRTWRIADDRRLPALEPFADRVHRHGPVVLREHLWDTDDRVLAAEGVELLRSDAGWSVDRGDGPVEVPPDLDGGDDHDADHVPRDVVEVFLRGRPVRVVRVRDTVTTLVELRGRDGRLRAEVADVRVDEGEPDAAVLRSARWWALSDDGRGGTVSRAAERALADAAEPGAGGGARGGAGRADGGAGRAGGGAGHPALRADPERRKGSAARPRRGSAAAALRAVLRSLRADLVAVDPRVRADEHGSLHDLRKVLRRLRSVLAAYRGALDRDATEPLRAELAEVSRVAGVARDAEVLRDRLLRTAGRAPEGFVDAETLDRIGAHVAESRAAAAAELRHALRSATWFRALDRLDDLVARVPRGPHADDDAQAFAVRRIARERKRVAKAIDGGTETLDDLHEIRKAARRLRYALQAADEATDLGKRRLGLLRRVQDGLGEVLDAAHATAAHRELATLAARSGADTFGAGVLATTEHAVVERERDRAEHLVARLRSRVATGLRG
- a CDS encoding phosphotransferase; translated protein: MSDEAPVPAPGEPTDRTLEGWIAHQRWYTAKGTTPRLRTLAQPAGTRLVLDDAPTGPVLYQAPVSPDAAGAVHDATADPDWIRSLAARIDADDESLVPIGTVRRSRVLSGEQSNTSVICETDTGTEVIVKVFRVLHHGDNPDVTTQLALSAAGSARVPRVYGALRGSWPDPGRSDGTASGHLAFAQEFLPGLQDAWRVALGDAREGIPFASDAERLGLALAEVHRTLAEALPTEPAADDRRAAAIATMHGRLDAAAREAPAIGPHVDAVRAVYARAADADWPDLQRIHGDLHLGQVLAAPEPRGWVFLDFEGEPLRPLTERSLPDVTLRDVAGMLRSFDYVQGSLAQDAAPVDAGEWAQDARSAFLDGYQQGTGSDLRAHRELLDAFELDKAVYEVVYETRNRPDWVGIPLAAVTRLVARSTA
- a CDS encoding DUF1844 domain-containing protein, with product MTDTPSPEPDEAARDISEVPAVELINTVAVHLLSAAAVKVGLADDPEQQTDLDEARKLISALAGLVTAAATEIGDHHARPLRDGLRSVQLAFREASSIQDAPGAGPGEKYTGPVN